Proteins encoded by one window of Elephas maximus indicus isolate mEleMax1 chromosome 5, mEleMax1 primary haplotype, whole genome shotgun sequence:
- the MCUB gene encoding calcium uniporter regulatory subunit MCUb, mitochondrial: MMLLRGGPRPWRSWLLQAPATGGRAYPRLPTPQILRVKVCGNLKYYLSPLYSTVVPSDEITVNYRYGLPLITLPLPSRRERCQFVVKPMLSTVGSFLQEIQNEDKGVKTAAIFTADGSKIPASTLMGILLMSDFKLVINKITYDVQCPKQEKLSSEHATEMETMMSLVHRLFTAIHFDEYRKKKENHLLEKIDHLKKQLQPLEQLKARVEGRSEARISRLLWTGLALLSIQGGALAWFTWWVYSWDIMEPVTYFITFANSMVFFAYFLVTRQDYTYSAVSGRQFLHFFYKKSKQEHFDVEQYNRLKDDLDEAKEALKRLRHILYFQLPVEELNDKN, from the exons ATTTTGCGTGTGAAGGTATGTGGAAATCTGAAATATTATCTATCACCCCTTTATAGTACGGTGGTGCCATCTGATG aaattacAGTTAATTATAGATATGGCCTTCCTTTGATAACACTGCCTTTGCCATCCAGAAGAGAGCGATGTCAATTTGTAGTCAAACCAATGTTATCAACAGTTGGTTCATTCCTTCAGGAAATACAAAATGAAGATAAAGGTGTCAAAACTGCAGCCATCTTCACAGcag ATGGCAGCAAGATTCCTGCTTCAACTTTGATGGGAATTTTGCTAATGAGTGATTTTAAACTTGTCATCAATAAAATAACATACGATGTGCAGTGTCCCAAGCAAG AAAAACTGAGTAGTGAGCACGCTACTGAGATGGAAACCATGATGTCTTTGGTTCATAGACTGTTTACAGCCATACATTTTGATGAGTAtcggaaaaagaaagagaaccatTTACTGGAGAAAATTGACCACCTGAAGAAACAACTGCAGCCCCTCGAACAG CTGAAAGCCAGAGTCGAAGGTCGCTCTGAAGCCAGAATCAGCAGACTCCTGTGGACTGGATTAGCACTGCTGTCCATTCAGGGTGGGGCACTGGCTTGGTTCACTTGGTGGGTGTACTCTTGGGACATCATGGAACCAGTTACATACTTCATCACATTTGCAAACTCCATGGTCTTTTTTGCGTACTTTCTAGTGACTAGACAG gattatacTTACTCAGCTGTTAGTGGTAGGCAGTTTCTTCACTTCTTTTATAAGAAATCGAAGCAAGAGCATTTTGATGTGGAGCAGTACAACAGGTTAAAAGACGACCTTGATGAG GCTAAAGAAGCCCTGAAACGCTTGCGCCATATTCTCTATTTTCAATTGCCAGTGGAGGAACTCAATGACAAGAATTAA